The genome window GTTGCGCGAAAAATCAGTGCTGTGCGTGGGCGAAGACGCCATGGCGCTGATGTTGACGCGCAAGGTCGTGGAGTTGGCGGGAGGGCGCTATCTGGGTCACAGCGGCGGTGAAGAGGCCGGCGGCGCGACATTGGAAGATAGTCTGGTTGAAGCGGATCTGGTGATCTGCCAGACGGGCTGCGTCAGTCATGGGGCCTATTGGCGCGTGAAAGACCATTGCACGCGGACGGGCAAGCAATGCGTGCTGGTCGACAAGCCGGAAGCCCTCTCCGCGCTGCGGGAAGATCGGTTGCGTCAGGTTACTTAGCGTTTCGGTTCAGACCCGTGCGCAGGCCATACAGTCAGGATTGGCAAAGGGACCAATATGCTGACCAAAAAAGACCGTGTGGCTCATCCTTGGACGGACACGCTTGCCCGGCTCGAAGATGAACGAATCATGTTGCAGCGCATCGCTGCAGGCGTGCCGCTGGCGCAGGTGCTGGAACACATGTTGTTCGCCATCGAGGCTCAGTCCAGCGTGACATTGCGCGCGTCCATTGCGCTGATTGACGGCACCGGCGCATTCCTTATTCACGGTGCGGCGCCCAGTCTGCCTCCAGGCTTCAATGCCGCGGTGGAACGTGCGCCCATTGGCCCGCACATGGCGTCCTGGGGCGCGGCGGCCTACACCGGCACCCCGATCTATGTGGACGATATTGCGCTGCATCCGGACTGGGAGCGATGGCGCGATATCGCGCTGTCTCATGGGCTGCGCGCGTGCTGGTCGACACCGATCAAGGCGCCTGACGGACGCGTGCTGGGGGTGTTTTCCAACTACTACGAGACGGTGCGCCACCCGTCGGCAAACGATATCGAAGCAATTGCGCTGGTAACGCGCAGCGCGGCTTTGGCCATCGAGCGCCACCTGACCGAATCGGCATTGCGCCAGAGCGGTGAGCGGTGGAGGGCGATGTTCGACGGCATGCAGGAAGCGTTCTTCCTGAGCGAGGCGCTGCGCAACGAAGACGGCCGCATCGTGGATTTCCGCTTTCTTGAGGTCAACCCCGCCTTTGAGCGCCAAAGCGGCATGAAAGAAGGAGACACGCTGGGTCATACCCTGCGCGAAATGATACCTGGCGTTCCGAGCCAGATCATGGAAGCCTTTGCGCAAGTCGTCGAAACCGGCGAATCAACCCAATTCGAATTCGCGGTGCCATCCCCCAAAGAAGCTTGGTATGAAGCCCGCGCCCGCAAGAGCGGTGATGACCGGATGATGGCGCTGTTTCTTGACGTGACCGCGCGCAAGACAGCCGAGTCGGAATTATGGGAAGGGCAGCATCGCAAGAATTTCCTGCTGGCGCTGGGCGACCGCATGCGGGAACTGCATTATCAGTCCGACATCGAGCAGACGGCGTGCGAAGGCTTGGGCCAGCAGCTGGCGCTGGGCCTTGTGGCGGTGCTGGATTGGCCAGGTGATGGACAGGCGCCGGTCTTGTCGACGTGTTGGCGGTCAGAGGCTGACCGGGCTGCCCATGAGCCCCTGAATCCGGCACTGTTGGGCGATGAGTTCCAGTCCGCGTTGCGTAAAGGCCGGACGGCCTATCTGCCCCCGATGCTGGCAGAGCAGGGCGGAGAGACGTGGCCCTCTGCGATTGTGGTGCCCATGCGACGTTGGGGCCGCCAGGAGGGGACGCTGCTGGTTCGCCCCTTGGTCAACAGCCGGCTCAAAGCGCCCGACATCGCATTCATTGAAGAAGTGGCCGAACGCCTGTGCGATGCCGTCGAACGGTCGCAATACTCACGCACGCTGGAGCAACGCGTAGAGAACGCGATTGCAGAGCGGGACCGCATCTGGCGGTTGTCGCCGGAATTGCTTGCCGTTGTGGATCGGCAAGAGCGGTTTGTCAGCGTCAATCCCGCCGTACGCCCCATACTGGGGTGGACACCGGAGCAGTTTCTGTCGTTGCGCTTATCTGAACTGATACACCCGGATGATCTTGAGACGACGCGGCACGCGATAGCGCAGGCTTCGCGCGCTGATCCTGCGCAAGCGGTGAGGCATTTGGAGAACCGGCTGCAAAAGCGCGACGGCGGCTACAGCTGGATCACGTG of Achromobacter seleniivolatilans contains these proteins:
- a CDS encoding PAS domain S-box protein produces the protein MLTKKDRVAHPWTDTLARLEDERIMLQRIAAGVPLAQVLEHMLFAIEAQSSVTLRASIALIDGTGAFLIHGAAPSLPPGFNAAVERAPIGPHMASWGAAAYTGTPIYVDDIALHPDWERWRDIALSHGLRACWSTPIKAPDGRVLGVFSNYYETVRHPSANDIEAIALVTRSAALAIERHLTESALRQSGERWRAMFDGMQEAFFLSEALRNEDGRIVDFRFLEVNPAFERQSGMKEGDTLGHTLREMIPGVPSQIMEAFAQVVETGESTQFEFAVPSPKEAWYEARARKSGDDRMMALFLDVTARKTAESELWEGQHRKNFLLALGDRMRELHYQSDIEQTACEGLGQQLALGLVAVLDWPGDGQAPVLSTCWRSEADRAAHEPLNPALLGDEFQSALRKGRTAYLPPMLAEQGGETWPSAIVVPMRRWGRQEGTLLVRPLVNSRLKAPDIAFIEEVAERLCDAVERSQYSRTLEQRVENAIAERDRIWRLSPELLAVVDRQERFVSVNPAVRPILGWTPEQFLSLRLSELIHPDDLETTRHAIAQASRADPAQAVRHLENRLQKRDGGYSWITWSMSWSQDSLYMTGRDDSDLKAQAETLRDTEFALRQSQKMEAVGRLTGGIAHDFNNMLQGITGALYLIRRKLAGGTPDEAERFINVAMDSANRAAHLTQRLLTFSRRQPIDPKPFSVANTLQSMADLFHRYTGERVHLLFDLEPDLWTVRCDKNQFENALLNLVINACDAMPDGGELKVAAVNARPDENLLRQFPGISTGPFVEVSVTDAGCGMSADVLAHAFDPFFTTKPLGEGTGLGLSMIYGFAKQARGMATLESTVGVGTVVKLYLPRYDGAPDSAQHQEPASLRPSEGSRPAVVVLVEDDRNVRDMVCESLTELGMQVLTAADGVAGLELVLATRGIDLLVTDVGLPGLNGRQLADAARAAHPGLKVLMMTGYAESAARDQGFLELGMELIVKPFSLDVLGERVQRMLIDVMPDGGGSAPR